AATTAAAAGAGAACGTTACGATTGATGTCCGTGGTGAAGCGTTTATGCCAAAAAAATCGTTTAATCGCCTTAACGAAGCGAAAGAAAAAAATGGCGAGGCGTTATTTGCTAACCCACGTAACGCGGCCGCAGGTTCCCTTAGACAGCTAGATCCCAAAATAGCAGCGAAACGGAATTTAGACATTTTTATTTACTCTGTTGGTAAAGTGGAAAATAACGAACTCGATTCCCACCATGAAGCGCTTTCCTACGTAAAAGAGCTAGGTTTCAAAATAAATAAAGAGACTCAATATTGTGAAACGATTGAGGATGTTATTACCTATTGTAATAGCTGGCTTGATAAGCGGACAGAACTGGATTACGATATTGACGGGATTGTCATTAAAATAGACCGGATCAGTGACCAGCAGAAGCTTGGATTCACAGCGAAAAGCCCGCGGTGGGCGACTGCGTTTAAGTTTCCGGCTGAAGAAGTTGTGACGACTTTGGAAGACATTGAGTTAAGTGTTGGGCGTACAGGGGTTATTACACCGACTGCCATTTTGACACCAGTATCTGTAGCTGGAACGACGGTAAAAAGAGCTTCTTTGCATAATGAAGACTTAATTCGTGAACAGGATGTGAAGATTGGCGATAGAGTCACCATTAAAAAAGCGGGAGATATTATTCCGAAAGTAGTTAATGTATTGACAGAACAGCGAACAGGAAAAGAGCAAGAGTTTCACATGCCAACACAATGCCCTGAGTGTCAGAGCGAACTCGTCCGTATTGAAGGCGAAGTAGCACTACGTTGTGTGAACCCGAAATGTCCTGCCCAAATTCGCGAAGGTCTTATTCACTTCGTATCTCGTAATGCCATGAACATCGACGGGCTTGGTGAAAAAGTCATTACACAACTTTTTGAACATGACTTAATTGAAGATGTAGCAGACCTTTACCGTTTGGAGCGAGAAGAGCTTCTAAAGCTTGAACGCATGGGGGAAAAGTCAGTTGATAACTTATTAGAAGCAATTGATAAGACACGGAACAACTCTTTAGAAAAACTATTGTTTGGCCTTGGTATTCGTTACGTTGGAGCCAAAGCAGCAAAGACGCTTGCAGCCACATTTGACACAATGGACAATTTAATGAATGCCTCTGTAGAAGAATTAGAGGCGGTTGATGAAATCGGCGAAAAGATGGCGGATGCCATTAAAACGTATTTCGAGCAAAAAGAAGTGGTTGACCTTATGAACGAATTAAAAGAACTAGGTATCAACATGACGTATACTGGTCCAAAACCACAAACAGACTCTGCTGCATCTGACACCATATTTTTTGGTAAGACCGTCGTATTAACGGGCACTATGGAGCAAATGACTCGTAATGAGGCGAAAGCCGAAGTAGAAGCTCAGGGCGGTAAAGTAACGGGGAGTG
The genomic region above belongs to Bacillus sp. A301a_S52 and contains:
- the ligA gene encoding NAD-dependent DNA ligase LigA, which codes for MAVEDVKIRVEELTILLNDYAYHYYVLDNPKVPDSEYDRLLRELRELEEANPELKQADSPTERVGGEPLDSFKKVQHDVPMLSLSNAFNETDLRDFARRAQQGLGYEPSYICELKIDGLAVNLKYEKGLFVQGATRGDGTTGEDITSNLKTIPSIPLKLKENVTIDVRGEAFMPKKSFNRLNEAKEKNGEALFANPRNAAAGSLRQLDPKIAAKRNLDIFIYSVGKVENNELDSHHEALSYVKELGFKINKETQYCETIEDVITYCNSWLDKRTELDYDIDGIVIKIDRISDQQKLGFTAKSPRWATAFKFPAEEVVTTLEDIELSVGRTGVITPTAILTPVSVAGTTVKRASLHNEDLIREQDVKIGDRVTIKKAGDIIPKVVNVLTEQRTGKEQEFHMPTQCPECQSELVRIEGEVALRCVNPKCPAQIREGLIHFVSRNAMNIDGLGEKVITQLFEHDLIEDVADLYRLEREELLKLERMGEKSVDNLLEAIDKTRNNSLEKLLFGLGIRYVGAKAAKTLAATFDTMDNLMNASVEELEAVDEIGEKMADAIKTYFEQKEVVDLMNELKELGINMTYTGPKPQTDSAASDTIFFGKTVVLTGTMEQMTRNEAKAEVEAQGGKVTGSVTRNTDLLIAGEKAGSKLRKAEDLGIEVWDEERFIAELKGS